In Agrobacterium sp. RAC06, a single window of DNA contains:
- a CDS encoding ABC transporter ATP-binding protein encodes MARINLDHIRHAYTPAARAAGDYALKEVHHEWDDGGAYALLGPSGCGKTTLLNIISGLLHPSDGRIEFDGVDVTNLPTAARNIAQVFQFPVVYDTMTVYDNLAFPLRNRHVPEDQVNKRVNEILDMIDLQPMARKQAQGLTADQKQKISLGRGLVRSDVNAILFDEPLTVIDPHMKWVLRSQLKRLHRQSGFTMVYVTHDQTEALTFADKVVVMYDGQIVQIGTPAELFERPSHTFVGYFIGSPGMNVMPAKVSGATAMIGDQAINLPGAPKLSGQSKIELGVRPEFIRLGREGIPISIDKVEDIGRQKIVRARFADQSLSVVVPEDADIPADPRITFVPEGLGIFADSWRVGMEG; translated from the coding sequence ATGGCACGCATCAATCTCGACCATATCCGCCACGCCTACACCCCGGCCGCCCGCGCAGCCGGCGATTATGCCCTAAAGGAAGTCCACCACGAATGGGACGATGGCGGCGCCTATGCGCTGCTTGGGCCCTCGGGCTGCGGCAAGACCACCCTGCTCAACATCATCTCCGGCCTTTTGCATCCGTCCGACGGCCGCATCGAATTCGATGGCGTTGATGTCACCAACCTGCCGACAGCCGCTCGCAACATCGCCCAGGTCTTCCAGTTCCCGGTCGTCTACGACACCATGACGGTCTACGACAATCTGGCCTTTCCGCTGCGCAACCGCCATGTCCCCGAAGATCAGGTCAACAAGCGGGTCAACGAGATCCTCGACATGATCGACCTGCAGCCCATGGCCCGCAAGCAGGCGCAAGGCCTGACGGCGGACCAGAAGCAGAAGATCTCCCTCGGCCGTGGCCTCGTCCGCTCCGACGTTAACGCGATCCTCTTCGACGAGCCGCTGACGGTCATCGATCCGCACATGAAGTGGGTCCTGCGCTCGCAACTCAAGCGCCTGCACCGCCAGTCGGGTTTCACCATGGTTTACGTCACCCATGACCAGACCGAGGCGCTCACCTTCGCCGACAAGGTCGTCGTCATGTATGACGGTCAGATTGTGCAGATCGGGACGCCGGCCGAACTCTTCGAGCGGCCGAGCCACACCTTCGTCGGCTATTTCATCGGTTCTCCTGGTATGAATGTCATGCCGGCAAAGGTGAGCGGCGCAACCGCCATGATTGGTGATCAGGCGATCAACCTGCCGGGCGCACCGAAGCTCTCCGGTCAGAGCAAGATCGAGCTCGGTGTCCGGCCCGAATTCATCCGCCTCGGACGGGAAGGCATTCCGATCTCCATCGACAAGGTCGAGGACATCGGTCGACAGAAGATCGTGCGCGCCCGCTTTGCCGACCAGTCGCTGTCCGTTGTCGTGCCCGAAGATGCAGATATTCCCGCCGATCCCCGCATCACATTCGTCCCAGAAGGTCTCGGCATCTTCGCCGATTCCTGGCGCGTAGGCATGGAG